TTTTGTTGACCTTTGCTGATCAGGGCTGTCAAATAACTCTCATCTTTTTCGCTTAGTTTTATATGTTCTTTTTTCATGATAAAACTAAATGACTAAAAGACGTAAAAACTTAGAAAACGGTGTACTTGTTTACTTGGCTAACCAAATCCCTTCATAGATGGCAGCTGCTGACCCTGTGAGCATCACCAGATTATCATCACGCCAATGAACTTTCAGAGTTCCACCCTGTGTTTTAACCGAAATATTCCGATCAACAAATCCGTTCAACATTGCTGCGATACTAGCTCCGCTTGACCCTGTTCCTGATGATAGCGTCCTACCTACGCCTCTTTCCCAGAACCGGACTTCGATTTCATTTCGAGAAATGATACGGACGAATTCGACATTGGTGCGCATCGGAAATGCCGGGTGATGCTCCAAAAGCGGTCCTAATTCATCGATGTTGACATCATCAAAGGATGACCAGAAGGTTGTGCAATGGGGATTGCCCATCGAAACACAGGTTATACGTTGAATATCTCCTCCCATTTTTAAGGGATGATTGACGACCTGAGAAAGAGGGGAATCGAGAATGATGGGAATTTCCGCACTCGTCAACTTTGGCGCTCCCATATCGAATTCAAATTCGTATTGCAGTTCATCGCGAGACACCAACCTTCCGGTTTTTATCCCGGCAACCGTGTTTATTTTAACTTCACTTTCTGCCCATCGGTTTTGATGGTATAAGTATGCCGCCACACACCTCGTGCCGTTGCCTGAGATTTCAGGCTCACTCCCATCGGCATTAAAGATTCTGGAGGTAAAATCAGCATTAGGATTTTGCGACGGGGCTACGAAAATGATGCCATCCGCTCCCGCGCCGTAATTACGCTCACACATTTTAATCGCGAGGTCACCGGGGGAATTAAGATTGCTGACATCATCAACCGGAATAATTAAAAAATCATTCCCCAGTCCTTGAACTTTAGTAAATTTAATATTTTTCAAGCGTTTTCACCAAGTTAGATTTAAGAACGGATATTTACTTAAAATGGCATTCTGCATCACCTTGACCCACCCGGTTGCCTGTGATATTGTGCGGCTTTCAACCTCACAGTTTTTCAATTAAAACTGAAGGAGCCTTTTCAATGCCCAGCGTTATCTATCAAGTTCCCACACGGCAGGTACAACCATTCCTGATTTTCGGTAGACTGCTTTCGGTTATCTTTTTTACTGCCATTCTCTGTCTGGGATGGGCAATCCTATCGTATGTTAAAAATGGAACGTTCATCAGGAAAAACTCCTTAAACACCGGCACCAAACAAAATTTCATTGTCAATAACGACGCATCAACAAAAGTCAATGCGATGGCGACTGGTGGAGCAACGAAGACCTCTGTAAAGCCCGCGCGACTGGTTTATGCATCGGTTTCGGATAAAAAATTTTTCCATTCAATCAAACATCTTACCGAGCAGAATTCTCGTATCGCTCTTAGTGAGGAGGCTGCAAAAGCAAGGGGGTTAAAGCCTTGCTCTTGCATCATCGAATAAAAAATAAGCGACAATTAATGAAAACTTAGAGCACGCCGGAGGCGCAATCGGCTTGCTCTTTTTATTGCCTTATCGAACCGCAAGCCGTAAAGGCATTTCAACCTCTTCAAAATGGGTTATTGCTCGTAATTCTCGAAATCGCGAACTGATTTCTTCGTTGGTCAACTCCCGGGTGCGTTCACAACTGAACTTCTCAACATTAAAGGAAGCCATCACCGAACCATAAATAATTGCCCGTCGCATCGTCGCTTCATCGGTTGAATCTGCGGCTGCGATATAACCCATAAATCCACCAGCAAAGGTATCGCCGGCACCTGTCGGATCGAAAACTTCTTCCAACGGATAAGCCGGAACTGCAAAATAAGTGTTGTCGGTAAACATCGCTGCGCCATATTCACCACGTTTTACGACCAGCCGTTTAGGCCCCAATGTTAAGATCGTCCGCGCCGCTTTAATCAAATTGGCTTCTCCGGCAAGTTCACGCGCCTCTGCATCATTGATAATTAAGACATCGATGCCTTGCAGCATATCAAGTAAATCGCTTTTATAACTTTCAATCCAGTAATTCATCGTATCGGCAGCAATCAGTTTTGCGCCGACCTGTTCGCGAACCTCTTTTTGTAATTTCGGTTGAATGTTGCCGAGAAAAAGATATGGCGTTTGTTTAGCAGCTTCGGAAAGTTTCGGTTGAAAATCTGCAAAAACATTTAACTGCGTATCGCGGGTTTTCGCGACATTCAGGTCATAGCCATACTCGCCGCTCCAGAAAAAACAATTTTGTCCCTTGACCCGTTCAAGGTCTGAAATATCGATTTGACGGCTTTGAAAAACCGCCTCTTCGTCTGCGCCGAAATCATCACCCACAACCGCAACGACTCGCACATCGGTAAAAAAAGAGGCGGCAACACTGAAATACATTGCTGACCCGCCAAGAATTTTTTCTCGTTCACCAAACGGTGTTTTAATCGCGTCAAAGGCGACCGAACCAACCACTAATATTGACATTAAGACTTTCCCTCTTTTGTAGATTTTAATTTTTCGACCTGCTCTTTAGTCTTTTTCACATATTCACTTTCAGGATAATCTCTGAGCAATTTGTTATAAAAATCTTCGGCTTTTTCAAATTTATTCAATTTAAAATGGGCTTCGCCGAGATAGAAGAGAACCTCATCCATTCGCGAAAATTCGGGATGGGTATTGATGATTTCTTCAAGCCGTTCAATGCCTCCGGCATAAGCTTTACGACGGGTGATGTAATATTTGGCAACATCAAGATTGTGTTTAGCTTCAATCTCTAATGCCGGATCGCGATTCGGCTCAACGCGACCCTTAACCGGTCCCTGGGCAAAAACCCCGACACTGGCAAAAACCAAAATTAAACCTGAGAACCAAATTTTCGTGCAATGTTTTGTCATCACTACTTCACCTCTTTGACAAATCAGAAATCGAGTTAATCAACCCGTTGAACATCATCTCCGCACGGTGGAGATGGCTTTATTCCACATATTTGCCGATGATGGCGGCGAGACGTTCCTTCGCTTCCGCAGAAATTTTGTCTCGTTGAGTAAGAATAGCATTTTTCAACGAATGCTTAATATCGCATTCGGGTTGTTCTTTGGCTAATCGCTCAACCGCCCCGATGATAATTTTTTTAGCATTTTCGGTATTGCGATTGAGGTATTCAATCACCATCTCGACGGTAACCGAATCGTGGTCGGTATGCCAGCAATCATAATCCGTCACCAGAGCCATCGTTGAATAACAGATTTCCGCTTCGCGAGCGAGTTTAGCTTCCTGCAAATTGGTCATTCCGATAACCGACATTCCCCAAGAACGATAAGTCTCCGATTCGGCACGTGTCGAAAAAGCCGGGCCTTCCATGCAGAGATAGGTGCCGCCGCGATGAATTTCAATTCCGGAGGTTACCTGTCTGGCGGTGTCTTCGAGAATATCGCAGAGTTTATGGCAAACCGGGTCGGCGAAATTTACATGGGCAACGATCCCATTTCCAAAAAATGTTGAAGCTCGTTGCCGTGTGCGATCAAAAAACTGATCTGGAAAAACGATGTCCATCGGTTTGAGTTCTTCTTTTAATGACCCCACGGCGCTTGCTGAAATAATCCATTCAACCCCCAGCAATTTCATTCCATAGATATTGGCGCGAAAGGGAATTTCGGTAGGCGTCAACAGATGTCCGCGACCGTGTCTCGGTAAAAAAGCCACCCGCACATCATTTAATTTCCCAACAATAAATGCATCTGAAGGTTTGCCAAACGGAGTTTCCAGATTAATCTCTTCAACATCCGTCAGCGCTTCGATTTGATATAACCCACTGCCGCCGATTACACCGATTTTTACGTTATTCACTAATTTAGTCTCCTTGAGATTTGATGTTTCTTAATTTTTTTGAGGTTGAATCATGAATGAGAAAAAATGAATGATCCGAATGATAGTCTTTTCGCAACATCTCATAATAAGCCAGAATACCATCATAAAACCTTGCAGTTTTTACATATTTCAAACCGATTTTTTCTAAAACCTTTCGAGATGCAGAATTTTCAGGATAGGCTACCGCAACGATTCTTTCTAAATTTATATTTTCAAACCCGTATCGCAAACAAGCCCTTGAAGCTTCAGTGGCGATGCCTTTACCCCAAAATGGTTTCGACAATAAATAGCCGATTTCAATTTCATCGGATTTTTCAAGGAAGGTCAAACCACATAAACCGATAATTTCATCACTGGGTTTTATGGTGATAGCCCAGCGCCCGAATCCGTAAGCAATCCAGTGCTTTTCAATCTCAATCAATAATTCTTTCACCTGATTAAAGGTTTGTGGCATTCCGTCGCCGATAAAGCGCATCACCTCGCGGTCGGCGCGAATCTTGAATAAATTATCGAGGTCGCCTTTTGAACAAAGGCGTAAACGCAATCTGGCGGTCTCAATTTCTGGCATGAATGAGTAGGGTAACCCACAGTCATGATTCTGATTAATCGAAATCAGAATCATGACTGTGGTTGGATTAGGATCATTATTTCTTTTTATCTTTACTCGCAGCAGGTTTGGTTTCTTTGGCAGGAGCCTCTTTCTTTGCGCCCTCACCCTCTTCGTTGACCGGCGGTGTTGGCGGTAAGGACATTGTTGGTGCCGGAGGAGCCGTTACTTTCACTTCAAAATCTTCAGCAACCTGAATCTTGCTGTTTTCCGCCAGTTGCTTGATGTGTTCTTCAACCTTTTTCTGTTTCAGCTTATCAGTGATTTCTTTTTTAGTATCTTCATCAAGCGGTTTGGTGCGATGGTCTTCAACCTTAATGATGTGATAACCGAATTGGGTTTCGACCAGATCGCTGATTTCACCCGGTTTCAAACTGAAAGCCGTGTTGGAAAACTCTTCTACCATTTTCCCTTTGGTGAAATAACCTAAATCTCCGCCCTGAGTTTTTGAACCTGGGTCATCGGAGTTTTCGCCTGCCAATTTGGCGATGTCTTCACCTTTGCGGATTCGGTCAAGTAAGGCTTGCGCTTTCTTTTTGGCTTCCTCTTTTGACAAGGCTTTCGGTTTGGCGTCTTTACTTTTTTCATCTGCCGGTGCTTCTTCGGGTGAAGTGCTTACCAGAATATGGCGGGCACGCACTTCTTCAAACTCAGCCGGATTATCATTGTAATAGCGCTGAATCTCTTCTTCGGGAACCAGGTCTTTGCTCTGTTGCAAATCGGTCACATAAGCGCGCGCCAAAGCTTCGCTGCGACCGATTAACACTTTAATTTTGGTAGCGCCGTCTTGATCCAGTTTTTCCTGACGCGCTTTGTCGGCAAGGATTTTTAATGTGCCAAATTCTTTTTTTATTCCTTCAGCTTGCGGGCCCTGGGCTTGCGCTTTGAATTGCGGATTGGCTTCGAGAAAATTGTCGAAGGCTTTGGGATTCGACGCATAGTAATTATTGATGTCGTCGTCAGTGATTTTGACTTCGGGATGTTTTTTCTCGTAGGCTTCACGCAGTGCAAAATCGGATTGGAGTTTGAATTGTTCTTGAACTTCAGGTTTTTCTGCCAATCCTTTATTTTCGGCAGCCTGTGCCAAAGCCAATAATTCTTTCAAACGTTTGACCAGATTCTGTTTCGATTCGGGGTTGGTGTTGAGCTGAGCCGCCTGGCTCGGGGGCAGCACTTCGCTCACCAATAATTCCATGTCTTGCTTTGACAAGTTATAAGATGTTGATGATGAACCAGTCGATGTTTTTTGGGCAATCAAAGCGCCGACAGCCAGTGCCGCGACAACGACGATTGCTGCAATCGCTTTACCTGATATTTTCATTTATTCTCCTCATGATTAATAGTTTCTGATAATTCGATAAGCACGCTGCCTGTGTCAGCGGGATGCAAAAATGCCACCAGCTTGCCTTCAGCGCCGGGTCGCGGATAACCGTCTAATACGCGAATACCCTGAGCGTTCAACTCAGTCAATTTTGCTTCAAGGTTTTCAACCTCATAACAGATGTGATGGAGTCCCTCGCCACGTTTGGCAAGGAATCTCCCAATGACCGTATCCTCTGAAAATGGCTCCAGTAGCTCGATTCGTGACTCGCCAACAGGCAGGAGCGCAACCGTTACTCCTTGGTCTTCGACGCGTTCTGTGCCGTTGAGTACAAGCCCCATCGCATCGCGATAAAATTTCAGGGAGTTTTCAATTGAACGAACG
The DNA window shown above is from Acidobacteriota bacterium and carries:
- the dapF gene encoding diaminopimelate epimerase, coding for MKNIKFTKVQGLGNDFLIIPVDDVSNLNSPGDLAIKMCERNYGAGADGIIFVAPSQNPNADFTSRIFNADGSEPEISGNGTRCVAAYLYHQNRWAESEVKINTVAGIKTGRLVSRDELQYEFEFDMGAPKLTSAEIPIILDSPLSQVVNHPLKMGGDIQRITCVSMGNPHCTTFWSSFDDVNIDELGPLLEHHPAFPMRTNVEFVRIISRNEIEVRFWERGVGRTLSSGTGSSGASIAAMLNGFVDRNISVKTQGGTLKVHWRDDNLVMLTGSAAAIYEGIWLAK
- a CDS encoding PfkB family carbohydrate kinase → MSILVVGSVAFDAIKTPFGEREKILGGSAMYFSVAASFFTDVRVVAVVGDDFGADEEAVFQSRQIDISDLERVKGQNCFFWSGEYGYDLNVAKTRDTQLNVFADFQPKLSEAAKQTPYLFLGNIQPKLQKEVREQVGAKLIAADTMNYWIESYKSDLLDMLQGIDVLIINDAEARELAGEANLIKAARTILTLGPKRLVVKRGEYGAAMFTDNTYFAVPAYPLEEVFDPTGAGDTFAGGFMGYIAAADSTDEATMRRAIIYGSVMASFNVEKFSCERTRELTNEEISSRFRELRAITHFEEVEMPLRLAVR
- the bamD gene encoding outer membrane protein assembly factor BamD, translating into MTKHCTKIWFSGLILVFASVGVFAQGPVKGRVEPNRDPALEIEAKHNLDVAKYYITRRKAYAGGIERLEEIINTHPEFSRMDEVLFYLGEAHFKLNKFEKAEDFYNKLLRDYPESEYVKKTKEQVEKLKSTKEGKS
- a CDS encoding S-methyl-5'-thioadenosine phosphorylase, which translates into the protein MNNVKIGVIGGSGLYQIEALTDVEEINLETPFGKPSDAFIVGKLNDVRVAFLPRHGRGHLLTPTEIPFRANIYGMKLLGVEWIISASAVGSLKEELKPMDIVFPDQFFDRTRQRASTFFGNGIVAHVNFADPVCHKLCDILEDTARQVTSGIEIHRGGTYLCMEGPAFSTRAESETYRSWGMSVIGMTNLQEAKLAREAEICYSTMALVTDYDCWHTDHDSVTVEMVIEYLNRNTENAKKIIIGAVERLAKEQPECDIKHSLKNAILTQRDKISAEAKERLAAIIGKYVE
- a CDS encoding GNAT family N-acetyltransferase, with the protein product MRAQRKRLLPKKPNLLRVKIKRNNDPNPTTVMILISINQNHDCGLPYSFMPEIETARLRLRLCSKGDLDNLFKIRADREVMRFIGDGMPQTFNQVKELLIEIEKHWIAYGFGRWAITIKPSDEIIGLCGLTFLEKSDEIEIGYLLSKPFWGKGIATEASRACLRYGFENINLERIVAVAYPENSASRKVLEKIGLKYVKTARFYDGILAYYEMLRKDYHSDHSFFLIHDSTSKKLRNIKSQGD
- a CDS encoding peptidylprolyl isomerase — its product is MKISGKAIAAIVVVAALAVGALIAQKTSTGSSSTSYNLSKQDMELLVSEVLPPSQAAQLNTNPESKQNLVKRLKELLALAQAAENKGLAEKPEVQEQFKLQSDFALREAYEKKHPEVKITDDDINNYYASNPKAFDNFLEANPQFKAQAQGPQAEGIKKEFGTLKILADKARQEKLDQDGATKIKVLIGRSEALARAYVTDLQQSKDLVPEEEIQRYYNDNPAEFEEVRARHILVSTSPEEAPADEKSKDAKPKALSKEEAKKKAQALLDRIRKGEDIAKLAGENSDDPGSKTQGGDLGYFTKGKMVEEFSNTAFSLKPGEISDLVETQFGYHIIKVEDHRTKPLDEDTKKEITDKLKQKKVEEHIKQLAENSKIQVAEDFEVKVTAPPAPTMSLPPTPPVNEEGEGAKKEAPAKETKPAASKDKKK
- the mce gene encoding methylmalonyl-CoA epimerase, with protein sequence MKIDHLGIAVRSIENSLKFYRDAMGLVLNGTERVEDQGVTVALLPVGESRIELLEPFSEDTVIGRFLAKRGEGLHHICYEVENLEAKLTELNAQGIRVLDGYPRPGAEGKLVAFLHPADTGSVLIELSETINHEENK